caatcagacttctatacatagaagcatctactgcatctgttccatcattcttctgcagcttttctttagcagccataggagtgcttacacttcgacaatcttccatctgaaacttctttagaatttctttcatgtattttttttgacagatgaagatctcatatgaagcctgtttgacttccaaacccaaaaaataagccatctttcccaagtctaacatctcaaaaactgcaaatagatcttgcttcaccttctctatcaattccatatcattccccgtcactaatagatcatctacataaagtgacagaattacaacactgtgattcaccttcttgacataaagagtgaactcacatAAGCTTTTCACAAAACCAAAATCTTGCagatcttgcttcaccttctctatcaattccatatcattccccgtcactaatagatcatctacataaagtgacagaattacaacactgtgattcaccttcttgacataaagagtgaactcacttaagcttttcacaaaaccaaaatcttgcaaatatcgatctatcttcccataccaagctcttggagcctgcttcagtccatatcgagctttcttcaacctctatacactctcttcttgccctttgatactaaagccttcaggttgttcaacaaaaatctcctcctcaagctctccattcagaaatgcagacttaacatctaactgaaatataggccaccccttctctgctgcaatagctaacagtaaccttattgtatcaagtcgtgcaacagAGCAAATGTTTgagaatagtctactccccatatttgtgcatagcctttcaccaccagtctagctttgtgCTTATTGACAGAACCATcgggattaagttttgttctaaacacccacttaaccccaatcacattcttatcgaTGGTCtcgtcaacaagctcccatgtgtggtttttcggatcattgcaatctcctcctACATTGCCTGCAATCCACCtcgatcctccttagcttccacaaatttagatggttcgagcattgccacattgcttctttcatagatttcagcaagtgaccttgtgcccctcattggtaaatcatccacactgtctttcaatccatctataacttcatcaacctctacatctgttGCAGGTTGTTTTTCGAACTGCTGCTTTTctgcactctttccttccatccaattccactcatcttcctctagaaaaacaacatctctgcttatagtcaccttccctgtcatagggtgaaaaatcctataagcctttgattggagactgtacccaatgaagattccaagctcGGCTCTTTTATCCAacttgtccctcttgacctcgggaacatgagtgtaacacaaacacccaaaaacttcaaatttttcacgaaggtttaacaccataccagacttcaaaaggtgttgacctctctaaggcctttgtgggcaatctgTTCAATAAGAACACTGGAGTATTAGCTGCCTCAGCCCAGAACTTCTTAGGCAACATCTTCTCCCGCATCATAcatctggccatctccataatacttctatttttcctctcactgaccccattctgttgaggtgaatagggagcagtgaactgctgcacaattcctgcttgctcacaattcaacttaaacttgtgagcagTTTACTTGGAACCATTATCGAccgagcattttaattttcttcccactcgattctcaactaaggctttaaacttcacaaacacatcagcaacttcagacttggctcgcagaaaataaatccaactcatcctagtcatatcattagtgaaggtaatgaaacacctgctaccattgagagaagactcagacataggtccacataaaTCTGTGTGGACCaattgcagcttctcacatgctctccagcctcctcctttgaaaggaaatctggcttgcttgccaagaagacaagttctgcaccgtggaaattcctcctccaaacttggcaagtcataCGCAAGCTATTTCTCTGCATAAATGACATGCTCTTccgtgaacatgcccaagtcttttatgccatatctctgcattttcttctttgcactttaaagccatttgttgcatctcttgtggcttgaacatgaaactcttgtcctccattggaattcttagcacttctttgctatctgcattattaataagacattcattcccttcgaacttcactttatagcccttctcaactaattgaccaacacttaacagattatggtcaatatttggcacaaagagaacatcactgatcagcttcacctcctgatttccttcaatagccactgtacccttcccttgcacttcgataTATTGTCCATTGCCAATTCTAACTCTGGACCTGACTGACCTGTCTAGACTCCTAAACAGCTTCAAattgccagtcatatgattggtacagccactatccaccagccatgcatcattcccaacagaagattcagaaaaagaagctacaaacaagtgctcttccATAGTTTCATTCACTGCTACTTGGGCTTTTCCtgcttgctggtaatttttttctttgcagatggcttccatgtgacccaacttgtgacatcttctgcatctagcatcaggctttctccaacatctaaaagcgatgattagttccaccacgtattgacaaggctttttgttcatcttccatttgctagacccaccagaatttccttcttttgctacaaacttggagtcaccgGCATTTTCTCtggactgaatccatttcttccctttgcctccatcatttgacttcactctagcttgcaacgcaccctctacaaactcttctcttctcatcggTCTTCGTGCTCCGCGCCGCGAGCATTTAACAATTCGCAAGCTTTATATCggtaagtctcttgtattttccagagacgctatggtggcttcgaacttctctggaagagacaccaaaatcttttgaacaagcctttcatccttcaagtcagtccctaaaactctgattttttcagctatcccaaccaaCCTATCAGAGTACTCATTCACTTACTCTGAATCCTTCATCTGctgtctctcaaactccctcaagagattcagcaccttcatgcctcttatcttctcatctccctcgtattcatccttcaagaaatcccatattgcctttgcagaatcacatctcatgatcattgtgaagatagtgggtgaaaCAGCAGCGTAGAGGCatgactttgccttggccttccttgtgattctctctttatggtactttatctgATTCAATGTCGGATTgtctggaagtggagcaacctcataatcatcctccacagcctcccataaatcatgaccctccaagaatgccgtcatcttgacagcccaagcctgataattttcccttaaaAGACTCGGAGTTGCCATTGCAGAGAATCCACTCGATCCTACCTCCATTAGCTTTTTCTTTGTAAATCGGAAGCAATCTTCACTCAATTACcctcacttcacagtcccttaAGATCCCACAAATGCTCTGATATCactgttgttactgatcaaaatagtaaacaagaaaatagaaaaccagaagctatattttCATATAAGGAAGAGAAGCgcagagaaacagaacacaaacttaCATACGTCTGTTCTAaaggaaactgtcaagtacaggacaacttaaacaaagcaaaaactgctcacatacgtgcaacacataactgcacataaacgtgctattaactcctaaaaaatagcaaaaacactaaataaataactaaattgaacttggctgttttttaatgaaaaaaagcagagtaaaacagagcatAAAACAGAACATAAAACAgcagaaaacagagtaaaaaaaaaccaaaacagaaaacagcaactgagacattataatccaacagtTTCTGCTTCTCATTTTGGCTTTCCTTGGGTGGGATAATACACAATCGGCATACATGTTTTCTTTCTATGCTAAGTTATCGTTTTGCATTTGTGCAACCTCACGAATACTTCCACAGAACCTTTAGAACGGAGATCTTATGACAATTGAACTGACTTTTCATCTCAGGAAGATGAATATATAGCACTCTTTTTTGCCAATAAAATGCTCAAGTAGTTGACAAGCCTCATTATGAATAGCACACATAAGTTACCCCGCTGTATATTTTGAACTTGATCTGCCATTCACGTTGGGGTAGTTTGTGCATCAATTTTAGATCAGATAGGATTCTGGTGAAAGTACAGGCTGTGCTATTCTCCCTTTTATTATTCTCTATTGGTCCGAGTATGTAAAGTTGATGTATGAACTCTATGGAGGCTATATTAGCATCCTTTCCCTCAGTTGACCAATCTGCTTTTTCAACTTTGATGCAGGAAAAGGGAGTTTGCGGTGGAAGATAGGACTAGGTGACTTCCTTTTTCTTAGTTTCTTGTCTGCTATCACATTGCCTTCGCTAAcctgaacaaatcaaaatataactaGGACAATCTGTTCCCTGCTTGACAtcataaacaacaaaaacagGATCACCTTATTGCAGAAGTATCCTTTCTGGTTTTTACTGCAAACCAACCAAACAATGCTGATCAAATCAAAGTTGGCTGTAGTAAAATCTTCTTACTTCGTCTTAAGATCTCAACTCTCTGTCCATGCTTCCAGCCAACATAATCCATGTGTCCTAGGAAACGACATTAAAGTTAAAAGCATTTTCCTACATACGACACTGGTTAATTATCTCCTGGTGCATCAGGTATTGGAATTGGAAGCTTGGCCATCATCCTGTTGTCCTATATGATCTACTTGAAGAAGAATAATTCTTCTTTGAAGTCCCGTTTGAGAAACAGCACCTCACATCCTCAGTCCAATTCAGACATGGAAGAGTGCAATGTCTCCTTTGAAGTCCCCATTTTCAACAGTGCCGAACTTGAAGAAGCCACAAACAACTTCGCTGCTTCCAATGAACTAGGAGACGGAGGTTTTGGAACTGTTTACTACGGTGAGAAAATGTTCCTTCCCTATTCCTCCAAGGGATCTTCAACTGAAAGACATTTTCTACAATGTTCTTGACAGGAGAAATTCGAGATGGGCGTGAAGTAGCAGTGAAGCGCCTATACGAGCGTAACTATCGGAGGGTAAAGCAGTTCATGAATGAGGTAGAGATCCTAACCCGTTTGCAACACAAAAACCTTGTGTCTCTGTACGGTTGCACTTCTCGCCACAGCCGCGAGCTTCTACTTGTCTATGAGTACATCTCGAATGGCACTGTTGCCGATCATATCCATGGCCAGCGAGCAAACTCTTCTACTGCATTGACTTGGCAAATTCGTATGGGCATAGCCATAGAGACTGCTACTGCATTGGCTTACCTCCACGCTTCTGACATTGTCCACCGTGACGTGAAAACAAATAACATCCTTCTCGACAAGAATTTTGGGGTTAAAGTTGCGGATTTTGGGCTTTCGAGGCTATTCCCCAACGATGTCTCTCATATCTCAACAGCTCCTCAAGGGACTCCAGGTTATGTGGACCCCGAGTACAATCGGTGCTACCAGCTCACGGAGAAGAGtgatgtctatagctttggagttgttctGATCGAGCTTGTATCATCCAAGCCAGCTGTGGACATAAGCAGAGAAAGGGACGAGATTAATTTGGCCGACTTCGCTATTAACAAGATTCAAAAATGCGCGTTTGGTGAATTGATTGACCCAAATCTAGGATTTGAGTCAGATAGCGAGATCAATAGGATGACGACTTCGGTGGCTGAGTTAGCTTTCCTGTGCTTGCAACAGGATAAGGAAATGAGACCTCCAATGGATGAGGTTTTGGAGGAACTGTACGCGATTGCATGCAATGAGAATGCCGCAGACGTATTTGCTTATGCGGATGAGGGTGAAGGTGTCGTTGCTCCATCTCCTTCGCATTACGACGATTCCCAGCTACTGAAGAACATGCAGTTGACCCATTCTCCAGTTTCTGTGACTCAAAAGTGGGGTAGCAGCG
The nucleotide sequence above comes from Eucalyptus grandis isolate ANBG69807.140 chromosome 2, ASM1654582v1, whole genome shotgun sequence. Encoded proteins:
- the LOC104435472 gene encoding LEAF RUST 10 DISEASE-RESISTANCE LOCUS RECEPTOR-LIKE PROTEIN KINASE-like 1.1 isoform X1, which translates into the protein MNIFLNSSTSLFRTLKFFYNCTGPFSVPFPTSPVSCPSNATYNSSVALLPPCFPLPPNGTFPHLNETCSCKSFSKVIVQLKGGSSHQTIKDVHYKELLKNGLRLKWDITNETCTGCQESGGRCGRSRDTDFVCYCPNGTNHPLICNSGGGKGSLRWKIGLGIGIGSLAIILLSYMIYLKKNNSSLKSRLRNSTSHPQSNSDMEECNVSFEVPIFNSAELEEATNNFAASNELGDGGFGTVYYGEIRDGREVAVKRLYERNYRRVKQFMNEVEILTRLQHKNLVSLYGCTSRHSRELLLVYEYISNGTVADHIHGQRANSSTALTWQIRMGIAIETATALAYLHASDIVHRDVKTNNILLDKNFGVKVADFGLSRLFPNDVSHISTAPQGTPGYVDPEYNRCYQLTEKSDVYSFGVVLIELVSSKPAVDISRERDEINLADFAINKIQKCAFGELIDPNLGFESDSEINRMTTSVAELAFLCLQQDKEMRPPMDEVLEELYAIACNENAADVFAYADEGEGVVAPSPSHYDDSQLLKNMQLTHSPVSVTQKWGSSGSSAPGVDG